TCGATCACAGCACATGTGTCAAGCCCTGAAAGATGTGATGCCCCCATAATACTTGCAGCGGGGCCGGAAAAAATAGTCTCGATCGGGCGCAGTTTTGCTCCTTTGATATCTATAACTGAGCCGTCACATTTTAACATAAGAACCGTCGCATCAAGCTTTCTTTCCTTTACTTCAGACATGATGGAATGGATAAACTGGTATGTTATGGGAATTAGTTGAGCATTTAAAACTGCGGTTGTTGCCCTTTCGTAAGCTCCAAGTTCCTGGGAGAGTTCATACCCGCAAACTACAGGATGCCCTGTAAGTTTGAGGATTATGTTCTTTATCTTCAGTTCGTGTTCCGGGTTTCTGGTGCTAAAATAGGAAGAAACGGCAAATGCAGATACTTTATTTTTTAGACTTACCGCAAACTGTTCTACAGCTGTGATGTCAAGGGGGTGGAGTTCGTTTCCATTGCTGTCATGCCCCCCTTTCACTGTAATACAGTAGTCGGCTGGCAGCTCCTTTGGAATGGTGTAGTCCCCTACAAGGATCAGTCCAACAGGATACCCTGTCCTTTCCATTATAGTATTTGTTGAGAGAGTTGTGGAAACCGACACGAGTTTTACTTTCTTAAGATATTCCGGGTTCAACTTGTCAATTGCGTTCCGAATTCCGGTCATAAGATTTGGATAGGTGGTAACTGCTTTGCCTGTATCAAGGATACTGCTGTCTGAATCCCTCAAGATAACCACATCAGTATATGTTCCACCTGCGTCAATACCCAGACTATATTGCATTGTCAAAACAGCCCCATTTTTTACTCAATTTTAGGCGATCTATATCTTCTTTTAGTTTTATTCATTACCTTTTTTAGTCTGATTTGTGAAGTTATGTCACAATATATATATATTTCCTTTTATAATGTGTAATCGTAATTTCCATTACTTCTTGCCTTTTCTTTTAGACTGCATGGGTATTCTTCGGAACACCTACTCCTACATAGATAAGTTTTGTTTCCATAGGCACGTCTGTCCAGCCTGTGGGTGCCAGGTGCTTCCTGCTGACATCTATCTTTATGTCCTCTTTTTCAAGCCCTGCACTTACCATATAATCCATGACAAGCTGTCTTCCCAGCTTTTCTGCATATTCCAGGGCAGCGCTGTATATGTCAAATTTTTTCCTTTCTGAAGGGGAAAACACAATAAATTCTTTTTTCTTTTCCTGTTGAAGGGTACTTTCTATAACTTCATTCTCTGGAGTTGTGTCGTATTCCCCTTCATCTTCAGTTTTTTCTTCCCTGGATTTGGGGACAAGTCTTGTTTTTATGAGAATCTCAACCCTTTTAATTCCTTTTCCAACAAGGGCGCCAACTGCATTGCCAACATCAGCGTGTTCGGGAACTATGAACTCTGCATTAATCAGTTTTCTCAGGTCTTCAACATATGCTCCGACGGGTCCCCCGAGAAGGACAACAGGAATTTCCACGCTGAAGCGTGTAAAGTTCTTTCCCATAAGTACTCTGTAAATTTCGTTTCTGGGCATTCCCTCTATCAAATATGCAATAAGGTCTTCGGCAATGTTGCGTGCAACCCTCCGTTTTACTTCAGCACTAAAAGCCTCCGGGCTTAGTTTCAGAGACCTCCCAAGTATATATGCCCCTATCCTTGCAGCTTCCACATCCCATTCGGTATATTCCCCAAGGACATGCAGGGCATCGGTGGGTGTAAAACCTATAGCCTGAATCAGCCTTTTCTGTATCAGTGAATCGAGAATTGAAGGTGAAGGACGTTTTTTCAGTGCTATTAGCAGGTCTCCGAAGGAAACAGGCTCTTTCCCTATATGCCTATATATCTCCTTTTCTCTTGCTTTCAGTTCAATAGGCTTAAAATCTGTACGGACAAAAAATTTCGTTACCTGGATGTTTTCACAGAGGTAACCTTTTGATACCCTGTTATGCTTAAGTTTCTCCCTGAATTCAGGATATATGACAGAAGCCCTGCAGAGAGGAATAACCCGGCGGGGGCCTAAGTTGAGCCTGTCCCCCTTAAGCCATATGTGGCTGTCTCCTCCGGTTGCCGAGGTCTCCATACGGATAGCTTTTACGCGGGTCTGCCAGCCTCCGACTACCGCACCTGAACTGCTAAGCTGTGGGAGCCCGTTTTGCATCATGGCTACGTCCGTACTCGTGCCGCCAACATCAATCATAGCGCATGTTTCAAGTCTGCTGAGGTGAGATGCACCCACAAGGCTTGCAGCAGGTCCTGAGAAGATAGTTTCGATGGGTTTTTCCAGAGCCTCTTCTATTCCAACTACTGACCCGTCACACTTCAGCATCAGCATGTTTGTGCTGATCCTGCGGCTTTCAAATTCTTTGATTATTGACTGGATAAACTTATGGGTAATTGGGATTAGTTGAGCGTTCAGGAAAGCAGTTATAGCTCTTTCATAGGCTCCAAGATCCTGGGACAGCTCATGCCCGCAAACAACCGGGTGCCCGGTAAGTTCCTTCACGGCTTTTTTGACGGCAAACTCGTGCTCTGGATTTCGGTTGCTGAAATACGAAGAAACCGCAAAAGCAGAAACTTTATCCTGTACTTTGAGGGCGAAGTCTTCTACCAAACCAAGGTCCAGGGCCTTTAGTTCTTCTCCGTCGCTGTTATGCCCGCCCGAGACCGCTACCCAGTAGTCTGTTGGAAGGTTTTCCGGGATCACATAGTCTCCGACCATGATCAGCCCTACCGGAAATCCGGTGTTCTCCAGAATCGTATTTGTGGACAGAGTGGTGGACACGGATACGAGCTTTATATCCTTAAGATAGCTGGAGTCCAGTTGGTCAATTGCATTTTTCATTCCTGGCAGGGGGTCGGGGTAGGTAGTCAGGGCTTTGCTCGACTCAACTACTTTTCCATCAGAATCTCTTATGATTACGGCATCAGTATAGGTGCCTCCTGCGTCGATTCCAAGACTGAAGTGCATTTTCTTACTTACCTCTTTGTGAATTGGATAGTGAATTCTTCAAGTTTTCTATCAATTATTGGCTTCTACTAATGATGCTGTAACGTTAGCTTCTACTAATGATGCTGTAACGTTAGCTTCTAGTAATGATACTGTAACATTAGCTTCTAATAATGATACTGTAACATTAGCTTCTAATAATTATACTGTAACATTAACTTCTAATAATGATACTGTAACAAAATGGTCAGTTTTCAGGCTCTGGCTTATGTTTAGATTCCTTTACTGGTTGAAGCCTGTTATGTAATTAAAGTATGAATAGTTGTTAAACATGTAGTAACTAAATGGATATCTGATGAAACCTGGGTGACAAATGAGAGCTTCATAAAACCTGTGAAATTCAAACGGATTCTTCTGATTTGGATTTACACTTTTTTGATTGGCTGCTTTGCCATCGCTCGTTTATACTACTATCTTATTTCTCCCTTCCTCAGAGATTCTTATATTTTTCTGGAATGAACAATTTCTTTCAAGGGCGGGCTCTGCCTTTATAAGGGTGTATATCCCTTGCCCGTAGGCTGTTTTCAGTCTCGTTTCCACCAGGTCTGCAATCTCTGCAACTTCCTGAATGTTCAGAGAGTTATTTACAGTAATACAGGCATTGATTGCTATCCCATTTCCGATTTTCCGCGTTTTAAGCTCGCTAGAACCCAGTACTCCTTCGGTTCTGTTTATTATCTCTCCAATCTTCCTATTATTTTCTTCATCAAGGGAAGCTTCTATGAGCTCGTTGGTAGCACCATAGAGGAGTTTGCCCGAAGTTCCGAGAATGTAAAGGCTTAAAAGAACTGCAATAACAGAATCAGCTATAGCCCAGTTTTTTCCGGGGAGAAACGTACATCCTATGCCCAGGATAACAAAACTGGAAAAAAATAAACTTCTAATATGGGCATTTCTGGTATAGGAGTTAATTTCGAATGGAATCACCCCAGTTTGCTTCTTGGCTCTCCTGTTAATAAAAGGAACAATTTCTTTTGATAGAAGAGTAAAAACAGCTGCAGAGAGTGTAAATATTTCAGGGGCTTCTGTCTCTCTTCCCTGTATAAACATAAGTAGCTCTCCTGAGGCTAGAGCAAATGACTGTACCCCGGCAAAAAGGAGCACACATGCTCCTGCTCCCTTAAAGAGGGTCTCAATTTTTCCATACCCGTAGTTATGGCTCCAATCTTCTGGTTTACTAGAGATAAAAAGGTCAAGAATCTTTGCGGATTCGCCTATTAACTCTGAAAAGGACCGGACTGCATCTGCAATGAGTGCTGTGCTGTGCCCTAAAAGTCCTACTAATAATTTAAAAAGAGTTAATGCAAGACTAAAAAATAGCCCTGTATATGATATGTTCCGGGTTTTATTCAAATTGTTGTCCGCTTTCATCCGAAACCCACCGTTAATGATTTTTTTAATTCTTCTTATAAAGCGGGCCTATTTGACCGGGTCGAAAAGTGTTACTTTTTTATTGAAATTATTTTTTAAAATTTAGTAGGACCTCGAACGCCTACGTTTTCCCTTATGTGGTACACAACGCAGCATTTTCAGCCACTAAGATCATAGATCTTGGAGAGGGTGAAGATATTGAAAACACAGGTTTATATCCTGTGTTTTCAAGGGTTGACACTTTTTTCGGGCTTTCTGTCTTGTTTTTGCCCTGCCGTTTTTACGGGTTTTGTAGGTCGTCGAGGTTGGTGTAGGTTTCTCTCGTATTCCGTTTTTAATTCCGTTTTTTAATTCCGTTTTTCTTTTTACTGAGGGTGTAATGCTGTCATTACTTTATCTTCAGAGTGGAGCAACTGTCTTTCCATGAATTTCATTCATTACCATGGCAAGAGCCGTATACAGAGATCCAAGACCCATAATAAGTCCGACATATCCAGCCACTACAAGCAGCCCGGTACTTCCGGTTGCGTTTACAACGGCCAGCAGCATAAATAATATAAATAATGTTGCAAATACAAACTGAAGGGCTCTGACTCCTATCTTCATTGTAATGATTAACATAACAAAGGTGTACATACCCCAGACAGAAAGATATGCGGCCATAGCGATTCCAGAAGAGGCTTCAGCCCAGCCTATTGCAGGCATTATAATCAGTCCGGCTAGTGAGAACCAGAAAAGGCCAAATGCTGAAAATGCAGTTCCTGCAAAAATATCTCCTTTCTTCCAGCACATGATTCCTGCAAACACCTGGGCAAATCCTCCCAGGAATATTGCCATGGAGACAATCATTGACTCCATAGGGTATACGCCTATGTAGCTCAGACTCAACAGAACTGCAGCGAGGCCTAGGCCGGTAAAGCCAAGAGGAGCAGCATTTGCAGTTTTGTCGACTATTATGGTAGAAGTTCCTACGTTTTCGCTCATGATTATTCCCCTGAAGCCGTTTTAAAAAAATTAAAAAAAGAAGTTTAGGGCTTAGAGCCCGTAGTTTTCAAGTCTGAAAACTCCAACTTCCTGTTTGTATTTTGTCAGGCTTTCACTCATGAACTTGTCAGCATCATCGGTAAGAGCCACAAGGTCAGCTTTAACCTTTGCAAGAGCATTGGTTTCGAACCTTGTAAGTCTGAGCTTGCCGGAGTTGATGCCTTCTTCTACAATGTTGCAGCTCTCAATTGCAGCATTCTTGGCACGGAGATAGTTGTTGTTTCCGTCCTTTGCAATTGCCTGTCCTACCTTGTAGGCATTTTCATAGGAGACAACATATCCCTGTGGGTCTCTGTATTTGTCAGAGAGTGCGAGGATGTCCCTGAGGTCCTTCCCCTTTCCGAGTTTCAGAGAGGTGTTCATCATTGCACAGTCGTATGCAAGGGACTCGGACCAGCACTGAACAGTGGTACCACCGAATTCACCGTGGTATTCAACGGATTCGTTGGACCAGAGGTCACAGCACTGCATGGTCACGTTACCCATCAGGTCAGAGTGGGCACAGGTTGAGGACTTACCTTCCTGAGCAATTGGCACACCAGAGATGGATTTGATGATGGTGTTTTCGTATCCGCAGTCCTTTCCAGGGCCAGTTGCACCTGCTTCAAATCCACAGAGGGTCCTTCCTGCAGAGATTGCTCTTGCAACGATTGCAGTTGTGTGGGCAAGGTTCTTGTCAAGCAGACCGCCTGCGATGAACATTGCAGTGTTTGCCTGGGCACAGTCTGTGTCACCGGCTGCAACAGTACCTGTTTTCTTGGTAATCTTTGCAATGTCGGTCCAGATCATTTCCATGTCCATGGAGCCGAGTACACCGATACCGAAGAGGATACCTGCAGTGTCGTTTCTGAGAATGGAGTAGTCGAATACTTCCTTACCACCCATGCTCTCTACGGAAAGCAGGTCAGCGCCGTTCTTGGCACACTCTTCAAAGGCTTCGAGGAAAACTGAGTACTTGTCTCCTCTGAGCTGGAGGTAGTCACGGTCTTCGCGGATGTCACCGATTGTGTGGCGGAGTGCGCACTTTATGCCGTATTCATCGTGGTATTCTTCCATGATGGTCTTCTGGGCATGTGCAACAGCACCTCCCCATTCGGGGTTGTTGGACATCTGTTCGACGTGTTCGGTTTCGAGTACTATGGAAGGAGCACCGATCTGGACCATTCTTGCCATTACATCGGTGGTAATCCTTTCATATTCCTTAATGAGTTTGTCTTTTGACTTGCCTGCCTGAGGTCTTGGGGCGTAGTTAATTTCAGGGGTTGTGAATCCAGCACCGATCTCAAGGCCAAGGCCTGCCTTTACCGGGAACTTTGCGTTTCCGAAAAGCATGTCATCTGCTTTAGCGTAAGCCATTGAAGTGTATTTTTTTACCATTTTGCTCCCTCCGTTAGTGCTTGTGGAATTCTGCTCTTAACTTCTCTATGTCGTTCCCACTGGCAAGGATTGCATCAGCAATCTTTACTGCGTCTGAAGCTTCTTCACCATAAACTCCGAGGTCATACTGTGCAACGAAGTCCTGGTTTACAGCACCGCCACCACATGCAAAGGGCAGTTTTAATCCCTTTTCAAGGAGCTTGTCATTGATTTCCTTGAATGCATACATGGTGGTTGTCATGAGAGCAGTACCTGTAAGCATAATTGGTTTATCTTTTACAACAGCCTCAATGACTTCGTCAACAGGGACATCTCTGCCCAGGTCAGTTACATCATAGCCGGCTGCTCTCAGAAGGGCAGCAACAATGTTCTTTCCGATGTCGTGCACGTCACCTTCTGCAACATGGCAGACAACAGTGCCCTTGGGTTCGGGTACATCGGTGGTCTGGGATTTGCAGAATTCAATACCATTCAGCATTGCGTCAGCAGACATCATAACATTAGGGAGGAAAATGATACCATCGTCGTAGAGCTTGGATACAACACCCATGCCTACCATCAGAGCATCATTGATAAGGTCGATTGGCTTTTTGCCTGCAGCGATTGCGGCTTTGAGGCCGTCAACTACGTCGTCTTCTTCTCCTTCGTAGATTGATTTTGCAATCGGGTAGATGAGTTCATCCTTCGGGTAAAGCTCTTCTGCCGCTTCGTCAGGAGTCATTTCCTTTTCGAGGGCGACGTTGTAGCGTACTAATATGCCATCGATGTCTTCCAGTTTCAAATCCAACATATTTTAACCTCCATTTTATAATGAAGCGATCTCGGATTGCTCAGATCCTTGATCCTGCAAGTTGCATCTCCCTGAATTTTCAGGTATTTCTTCCGAAATACTTTCTGAAACAATGTAAATGAATTCGAAAACCTCCAGGCCGAATTCTTTCCATTGTGAGGGTAGGATAACCTTTTGGTATACTGGTTACACAAAAGTGCTGAATTACAGTCTATTTTTCTGTTTTTTAGGCTCCTTTTGAAAATATTGTTGAGTTTCCTGTTTTTCAGTTTATATTTTCAGGTGCCAGTAGACCTTTTCTTCCCAGTCAACTTATGAAAGGTATACTCCCTTATTATTCGGGAATTCACTTGCAGATGAAAGTTGGATTTTCTCGCATATACCCTCATCCATGCTAATTTTTGCGCAGCTATAATTTTATAATTCTTACCCTATTTTTTTACGCAAATGATTTTATAAAAAAGGATTGTTTTTTTGTCCCCATTGATTTAATCAATTGCCTCAAAATTTATAGGGCAATTATCTTCTTTTCAAGGAGATCTTTTTTTGTGGATCGTGAAGATACACAGGCTTTCAATTGAGATTTAGAAGTTGTCAAGTGGACTTGTTTTATTTGAAATCTTTATTAAGGCAAAATAAGGCGCATCGGGATATTTTTTTGAAAGCACGCAAGTAAGTTCTACATGCTAAATTATTTCCATCGGTTTTCCTAGAATTATATATTCTTCCTAATATATAATCCAAATTTTCAAAGATCGGGTTTTTAAATTGTACCTGATTCTGGCTAAATACTATTTTTTGCCTTTTTTTCTGCCGTTTTTTAAAATGTGAGTGAACTTTTACCTGATAAGTTATTACATCTCTGTCTTTAATTTCTTCTTATGCAAACTCCCTTATATTTTTGGGAAATTTCTATTCATTTTGAAGCCAGGGTTTTTCTGGACGGCTAAACGAACATTTTGCCTCTCTAATGCAGGTCTCTTTTGGGCAAGGAGCGAGGACAATTTTATCATATATAAAGTTTTTGTATGTCCGGTCACGGCTTTCCTAAACCGGAAACATATTTCCTTCAAAAGTACTTCTGTTGAAAGGGACCTATTGTGCTCTGGCGGGAGACGTTGTCGTTTTTTTCCACCTTTATATATGAAATTTGTCTGTTTTCCAGCTGTCCAGTTACCGTCGTGTCTACAGTTTTGATAAGTTCTTCCCTGGATACGGATGTTACCGCAGAGAGTATCTTAATCCTTGATCGGGAATTGCTCTCTTTTTTTAGGATTTCAATTTCGGGTTTTTCATATGCTGAAGTCACACTTCCCTTTACAAAATCCTCTTTGTGTGTAAAGGAAAGTTTGATATGTCCTGTAAATTCAGGGTTCAGTTCCGTTACTCTATTTCTTATGCCGTCCAGGATCTGCCCGGAAACAGAAACCGATGTTTCAAGAGGTATTTCCTGTGAAATAATCTCGAACTCTGTTGAATAAGCTGAAACTCCAGACATTTCAACTGAGTTTCTTGCTTCATTAATTGTTTTATTCTGGCTGTTTCTCCCAATCAGACTGAATAGTTTATCCAGGGCTTCTCCTCCCTGTCTGGCTGAGAAATGAACTATCCGCGCTTTTGGGTTCACTTTGCGGAGAAGCAGGCAGGTCTCCAGAAGTTTTTCCTGCCCTATGAGGTCAACTTTGTTGATGCCCAGAACCTCGGCATCTTCGATCTGATTTTTCACAAAATTCTGCAGATCTCCTTCATCCGAGCCCAGGCGGCAGGGGTCCACGAGATTTACTATAGGAGTGAATCTCATCTCCGGGATACCCATGCTTTCTATATTACTTTTAATCTGTCTTGGAAAGGCTATCCCTGTAGGCTCTATAATAATAGTATCCGGACGGTAGGAAGCTATTAGGTTTTTTATGGTGTACTCCATACTGATCCTGAGGGTGCAGCAAACGCATCCGTTTGTAATTTCTCTGGTTTCCACTCCCCCATCCGAGATGGTGTCCCCGTCTATCCCTATTTCTCCTATCTCGTTGACAATAATTGCTATTCTTTGCCCCTGTGCTCCAAGGTATTCGATCAGTTTTCTTATTGTAGTAGTCTTGCCGCTTCCGAGGAAGCCGCCTATTATCATACACTTCATGGCTTTTCCACCTTCCCCATGACTTCAATTAAAGATTGAACATTATCACTGGAATAGTGTCTGTACTGCCTGCAATATTATTATCTGGCAGTATTATTGTCCTGCCTGACGTATTGATCAAAGCAGGAGTACTGCTCCCTTTCCTGCCTGGAGGGCTTCAGCAGTAAAGGGGCGTACAGATCCCTGATTGGAGCCCAGCCTTCTTTTTAGACCCTTCAAATGGCAACAGGATCTAAAAAGTACCTTTTACCTGTGTTCTGATACTCTTTTTGTGAGGGGATTAAAGGTTAGAGTACCGGGACGTTTTTCCGTCTGGCAATCGTCCGGTAAATGGCAAAACCGGAGCATATCACCTTTACAATATCGCCTTTACAATATTTTTCTGGACACAGGCTCCTTCCCGGAAAGGCACTTTTAAATGGCAAATCCGTGCCTTTCCAGAAAGAGTATTACAGGTCTAACTTTAGCTGGTGGTAGTTCACTTTTCAGAGGATATGACAACAATGCTCACGGAGAGGGAGTAGCATTGTTATCAGCGTTATATTTTTGGTTTTATCCGGTCTCCCTTGTTCCAGATTTATGCTTGCATTTTTGGCTTATCTCTTCGGGACTATCTCATCAATCCTGAGCACGTTTTTTGCCGTCTCCGTGCCTGCTATTATGGCAAGTTTTTTAACAGTTGCCGAATCGTAGACTTCCGGCCCCTTATCAGTTACCTTTCGTGAGAGGTCTATCCTGGCTTCTATTCCTCTTGAATATGAATTCCTCATCTGCGCCACTGCATCAATTGCATTCATTCCCATATTTCTGGCAAGAATCGTGGGGATCTTTTCGAGGGCTTCTGCATACGCCTGAACTGCAAGTTGCTTCTTTCCGGTCTGTGTTGCTGCAAACAGCCTGACCATATGTGCCAGTTCAAACTCTATTGCCCCTCCTCCATTCACGATTTCCCTATTTTTCATAAGGAATGCCGCATTATTCAGGGCATCGTCTATCGCTTCTTCTACCTTGTCAAGCCCGTATTTAACAGGTTCCCATATCAGGATGGTGGCTATTGCTTTCTCTTTCACGGTGATGAAAACAAAGTTTTCCCCGTTTTTCTTTTCAAGCTTTATGCTGTCTGCTTTTCCAAGGTCACGGGGGTGAATCTCATCCTGAAAGACTTTCAGGGTTGTACCTGTTGCTTCTGCAAGCTTCTCAAGGTCTTTCATCTTCAGCTTCTTGAAAGCCAGGATCCCATTGTCCCGGAGCAGGGTTTCTATATAAGGGTCTATATCTCCTTCACAGAAGAGGACATTTGCACCCGAATCAATGATCTTTCGGGCAATTTCCCCGCACATCTGCTTTTTTTTCTCCTCAAAAAGTAAGGAAGTCTGTACAGAATCCATTTTGAGGTTATGCTGGGGATTTAGGTATCCGCTTTTTCTCTTGAGGTCATAATTTATGATAAGGACTGCAGGGTCCTGAAAACTTTTCAGCATATCTTCTCTTGCCGGGTTTTCATCAAGAATCAGGCCTTCTATTGCAACGATTTCCGACCCACCTTTCTTTTTTTAGGATTTTGATGTTCCTGTTCAGGTCGAGTCTTCCTGCCTGCTTTTCGCTCAGGTGCTTTATTACTTGAAGTACGATGTCCGTAACAGCTTCTGCCTGCTGCCTTTCAATTCCTTTTCCCGTTGCCGAGCACATTATTGTTGTGCGTATATCCTCTTCTGAGGCCTGCTTTATGCTGTACTGCAGCATCTCATACGCTTTTTGCATGGCAAGTTCGTATCCTTCTATAATGATTGTCGGATGAACCCCTGCCCTGATAAGTCTTACCGCGTTTTTAATCAGGTTGCTTGCAAAAATCACAGCCGTTTTTGTGCCGTCTCCGCAGGCTTTATCTATTGATTCGGCAAGCTTTTTAAGGGACGTTACGATCGGGTGAAGTACATCCATTTCCTTTAAGATGACTTTCCCGTCGTTCGTAACGAAAATATCCCCCACAGGGTTTACTATTATTTTGTTCATCCCCTTTGGCCCAAGGGATGAGCCCAACAGCTCGTCAATCTCTATGGCTGCCCTTTCAAGCTGGTCGATAAGCCTTTCTTCTTTTACCGGCTCGTCGATGAGAATCTTGTCCCTTATCGTCCGGGCCAGTTTTGCCATTCCGTCCTGGCTTTCCGGGCTCATGTTGCCCTGTGTTTTTAGCTCGCTTGCCATGTCCGTACCTCATTTGCTGCTGTTCCTGCTCTTTATTCCCTGCTGGAAGTCTTATTTTTGGCTGATATTCTTCTTTTAGCCAAAATTTCATCCGAATCTCTGCTCTCTTTCGGGCTTTTTTATCTGGGGTTTTGATATATCTAAAAATAAGGGAATTTGGAGGTTTTGCCGTTTTTTGATTGGCTTTTTTGGAGGTTTTGTCGTTTTTTGATTGGCTTTTTTGGAGGTTTTGTCGTTTTTTGATTGGCTTTTTTGGAGGTTTTGTCGTTTTTTGATTGGCTTTTTTGGAGGTTTTGTCGTTTTTTGATTGGCTTTTTTGGAGGTTTTGTCGTTTTTTGATTTGTTTTTTTGGAGGTTTTGCCGTTTTTTGATTGGTTTTTTTGGGTGTTTGCCGTTTTTTGATTGGATTCTTAGAGGTTTTACCGTTTTTTTATTTAAAATTGAAACTTTTACCGGATTATTCTTTATTTAACTTATACTGAATGTCTGATGATTCGGAGAGCTTTTCTGTGCATTCAAGGTTGGTCTCAGGACTTTCCATTGTAAAATTTATTTCTGTGGGAATATTGGAACATCTGGAATCCGTGTATGTATCTATATACCCTCTTTCTGTGAGCATATCGCAAGATCCAAAACCCGTATATATATCTGTATATTCTAACGATCCGGGGGATAAGTCTGATTCATATTTTTGAGGACTTGTTTCAATAACTGAGTAACGGAAGAGGAACTTCTGAGATGAATGGTTCAGCTCCAGCTTGTAGATTGCAGGGTGTAAAGGACTCGAATAAAACGTTTCATTCTCAGGAGTGGGTATTTTCTGAGGTCTCATCCAGTTTCACCTCTTTTAACAGGAGTATTTGAAAAGGTTCACTACTATTTTCTGCGGGAAATATTCCGTTTTTCGGCCCAAATGTGTTTGTATTCGTTTTTATTCTCGTTTTCCTTCCTTCACATGTTTTTCCTATCGTTTTTAGTTCGCTTGCACTTTTGAGGTAAAGGGTTCAGGAAACACTTTCTTTTTTATTCCCGCTTTTATTCCCGTTTTTTTATTCCCGTTTTTTTATTCTCGTTTTTATTCCCGTTTTTATTCCCGTTTTTTTATTCCCGTTTTTTTATTCCCGTTTTTTTATTCCCGTTTTTTTATTCCCGTTTTTTTATTCCCGTTTTTTTATTCTCGTTTTTATTCTCGTTTTTTATTCTCTTTTTTTATTCCCGTTTTTATTCTCGTTTTATTCTCGTTTTTTTATTCCCGTTTTTATTCCCGTTTTTATTCCCGTTTTTATTCCCGTTTTTTTTATTCCCGTTTTTTTTATTCTCGTTTTTTTATTCCCGTTTTTATTCCCGTTTTTATTCCCGTTTTTATTCCCGTTTTTTTATTCCCGTTTTTATTCTTGTTTTTCTATGTTTTTCTTCCTCCCAATGCCTTTTTTATCGTTTTTAGTTCGCTTGCACTTTTTGAGGCAAAGGGTGCAGAAAATAGTGATAGCCCATGTTTTATTGTGATTAATAAAGGGAGGATGGGTCTGAATCCCATCCCGTACCTGGCAATCCAGGCTTAATT
The Methanosarcina sp. WWM596 DNA segment above includes these coding regions:
- a CDS encoding hydantoinase/oxoprolinase N-terminal domain-containing protein, producing the protein MHFSLGIDAGGTYTDAVIIRDSDGKVVESSKALTTYPDPLPGMKNAIDQLDSSYLKDIKLVSVSTTLSTNTILENTGFPVGLIMVGDYVIPENLPTDYWVAVSGGHNSDGEELKALDLGLVEDFALKVQDKVSAFAVSSYFSNRNPEHEFAVKKAVKELTGHPVVCGHELSQDLGAYERAITAFLNAQLIPITHKFIQSIIKEFESRRISTNMLMLKCDGSVVGIEEALEKPIETIFSGPAASLVGASHLSRLETCAMIDVGGTSTDVAMMQNGLPQLSSSGAVVGGWQTRVKAIRMETSATGGDSHIWLKGDRLNLGPRRVIPLCRASVIYPEFREKLKHNRVSKGYLCENIQVTKFFVRTDFKPIELKAREKEIYRHIGKEPVSFGDLLIALKKRPSPSILDSLIQKRLIQAIGFTPTDALHVLGEYTEWDVEAARIGAYILGRSLKLSPEAFSAEVKRRVARNIAEDLIAYLIEGMPRNEIYRVLMGKNFTRFSVEIPVVLLGGPVGAYVEDLRKLINAEFIVPEHADVGNAVGALVGKGIKRVEILIKTRLVPKSREEKTEDEGEYDTTPENEVIESTLQQEKKKEFIVFSPSERKKFDIYSAALEYAEKLGRQLVMDYMVSAGLEKEDIKIDVSRKHLAPTGWTDVPMETKLIYVGVGVPKNTHAV
- a CDS encoding acetate uptake transporter, producing MSENVGTSTIIVDKTANAAPLGFTGLGLAAVLLSLSYIGVYPMESMIVSMAIFLGGFAQVFAGIMCWKKGDIFAGTAFSAFGLFWFSLAGLIIMPAIGWAEASSGIAMAAYLSVWGMYTFVMLIITMKIGVRALQFVFATLFILFMLLAVVNATGSTGLLVVAGYVGLIMGLGSLYTALAMVMNEIHGKTVAPL
- the mtaC gene encoding methanol--corrinoid protein MtaC: MLDLKLEDIDGILVRYNVALEKEMTPDEAAEELYPKDELIYPIAKSIYEGEEDDVVDGLKAAIAAGKKPIDLINDALMVGMGVVSKLYDDGIIFLPNVMMSADAMLNGIEFCKSQTTDVPEPKGTVVCHVAEGDVHDIGKNIVAALLRAAGYDVTDLGRDVPVDEVIEAVVKDKPIMLTGTALMTTTMYAFKEINDKLLEKGLKLPFACGGGAVNQDFVAQYDLGVYGEEASDAVKIADAILASGNDIEKLRAEFHKH
- a CDS encoding GTP-binding protein, with translation MKCMIIGGFLGSGKTTTIRKLIEYLGAQGQRIAIIVNEIGEIGIDGDTISDGGVETREITNGCVCCTLRISMEYTIKNLIASYRPDTIIIEPTGIAFPRQIKSNIESMGIPEMRFTPIVNLVDPCRLGSDEGDLQNFVKNQIEDAEVLGINKVDLIGQEKLLETCLLLRKVNPKARIVHFSARQGGEALDKLFSLIGRNSQNKTINEARNSVEMSGVSAYSTEFEIISQEIPLETSVSVSGQILDGIRNRVTELNPEFTGHIKLSFTHKEDFVKGSVTSAYEKPEIEILKKESNSRSRIKILSAVTSVSREELIKTVDTTVTGQLENRQISYIKVEKNDNVSRQSTIGPFQQKYF
- the mtaB gene encoding methanol--corrinoid protein co-methyltransferase MtaB; this encodes MVKKYTSMAYAKADDMLFGNAKFPVKAGLGLEIGAGFTTPEINYAPRPQAGKSKDKLIKEYERITTDVMARMVQIGAPSIVLETEHVEQMSNNPEWGGAVAHAQKTIMEEYHDEYGIKCALRHTIGDIREDRDYLQLRGDKYSVFLEAFEECAKNGADLLSVESMGGKEVFDYSILRNDTAGILFGIGVLGSMDMEMIWTDIAKITKKTGTVAAGDTDCAQANTAMFIAGGLLDKNLAHTTAIVARAISAGRTLCGFEAGATGPGKDCGYENTIIKSISGVPIAQEGKSSTCAHSDLMGNVTMQCCDLWSNESVEYHGEFGGTTVQCWSESLAYDCAMMNTSLKLGKGKDLRDILALSDKYRDPQGYVVSYENAYKVGQAIAKDGNNNYLRAKNAAIESCNIVEEGINSGKLRLTRFETNALAKVKADLVALTDDADKFMSESLTKYKQEVGVFRLENYGL
- a CDS encoding cation diffusion facilitator family transporter: MKADNNLNKTRNISYTGLFFSLALTLFKLLVGLLGHSTALIADAVRSFSELIGESAKILDLFISSKPEDWSHNYGYGKIETLFKGAGACVLLFAGVQSFALASGELLMFIQGRETEAPEIFTLSAAVFTLLSKEIVPFINRRAKKQTGVIPFEINSYTRNAHIRSLFFSSFVILGIGCTFLPGKNWAIADSVIAVLLSLYILGTSGKLLYGATNELIEASLDEENNRKIGEIINRTEGVLGSSELKTRKIGNGIAINACITVNNSLNIQEVAEIADLVETRLKTAYGQGIYTLIKAEPALERNCSFQKNIRISEEGRNKIVV